TCGAGGCGCCGCACGTCTTCTGCGAGGAGACCACGGTGCGCGCCATCGAGAAGGCGCGCGACGAATACCTCCGCACCGACCTGAGGGCGAAACTCCAACGGTACCACGGCGGGAACGTCGATTGCGCCTTTTGGGGATGGAACCGGGCCTGGCTCGATCCGGGGTTTCTCGCCTGGAACATCGAGTCCTGCCTTCCCTCCATTACGGTTCCGGTGCTCGTGGCGCAGGGGATCGACGATCCGTACGGGACCCTTCGCCAGGTCGAAGCGATCGAGCGGCAATGCGGCGGACCGGTCCGGCGCTGCATCCTCGATCGGTGCGGCCACACCCCGCATCGCGAACAGCGCGACCGAACGCTGTCAGCGTTGGCCGCGTTCGTCCGCGGCATCATCGATGGGACCATCCGATAAGGAAATGACGGGAAGGACCGGCATCCATGATTCGAATCGCGCCCCTTCGAGGGCTCTGCCGCGCGCGTTTTACGATCGCGACACCGTCGCAGTCGCGAAGGATCTGCTGGGGAAATACCTGATCCTTGTTTCACACGGGGTGGAGAGGATCGGCAGGATCGTGGAAGTCGAAGCGTACCTGGGGACAAACGATCTCGCTTCGCATTCTTCCAAGGGGATGACCGGGCGGACGCGCGTCATGTTCGGCCCGCCGGGTCACGCCTACGTTTACCTGGTGTACGGCATGCACTGCTGCATGAACGTCGTGACACAGCGCGAGGGACACGCATCGGCCGTGTTGTTGCGGGCCATCGAACCGGTGAAGAATATCGAAGGTTCCACCCGGGGCCCCGGCCGACTTTGCAAGGCGATGCGCATCGACCGGAGCCTCAACGATCACGACCTGACCCGCGGTGATTTTTATATCGCCGATCCGCCCGTGTTCGAACCTCTATCCATCGTCAAGAGAGCTCGCGTCGGCGTCGACTATTCCGGGCCTTGGGCGAGGAGGCTCCTGCGGTTCTACGTCCGGGGAAATCCGTTCGTCTCGAAACCGTGATCCCCCGCCGCGGAATGCGGCGGACCGGGGAAATTCAGTGACGCTGATCAATGCGCGCCGACGGATTCGCGGCCGCCATGGCGGGTGCGTGGAAAGTATCGCTTCAACGATTCCTCAAACGTCGCCATGGTGAACGGTATCCTGATCACTTCGTGAATTCCGGAACGAACGGCTTCCTCGGTCAATTTCTGGATCGGATACGACGTGAACAGGAATTTGACGGTCCCCGGCTGGATATCCTCCAACAATTTCATCAATGTAATGCCGCTCATGCCCGGGAGTTGGTATTCGCAGAGGATCAGGTCGAACTGACTTCGTGACACCGCCACGACGGCTTCCATCGCGTTCTCGGCGGACTGCATGTCGCATTTCACGATTCGGAAATACGTTGTGAGTGACTCCCTGCTCCAAGGATCCTCCCCGATGAGAAGGATGCTCTCCACGCCCAGATCCTTGTAGAGATTCATGTCGCTACCATTCCCGCTCATAACGATGGAGGTTTATTTAAGGTTTCGGGGAACCTTGGCATCTCTTCGTACCCGTTCGTGAAAACGGAGCGATGCGGAGTGGACGGCCTGAATCTGTGAATTTGTGAGAAAACCCGACAAATAGCGACTGAACTCGTGGGCGTGCTCCCCCACGAACGCCGATCCATCGACGATCTCAAGGAACCCATCCTCGATCAGGTGATTGATCGCCTGATCGATATCGCGCGAATAGCAGACGGTCCCCGTCAGGGAGAAGCGGAGCCCGGAGAGGATCGATTCGTGGGATTTCATCTCGTGGATGATCGAATGGAGCTTCGCCAGGGGCATCGGATCCCTGTCCCTTGCCGCCAACAGGATCATTCCCGAAATGATGTCCTTGATTCGAGGGGTCCGATTGACCATTGTTCCGAGGGTCTCCTCAGGAAATCCCCGGGGATGTGTCTTCGCCTCTTCGATCCACACGTATGTTGCAGTCAAGACATTCCCCTACCCAGTGTGGCGCCTCTAATCCCTACCGAGGGAGAACGCAGACCCGGGGCGTTCTCGCCGGGTTATGCGTTGCTCTGCTCGGGGCGCGCGAGATCTCCGTCTTTCGGTATGGGTTTCCCTTTGGCCATCAATCTTTCCAACCGGTAGGAAATGGAAAACTTGATGTTGTTCACCGCCTCCTTTTTTGTTTCTCCGAAGGAACGGCACCCTGGCAACGCGGGGCAATGTGCGCGGTATCCTCCGTCTTCCTTCTCCACCAGCACGGTGTAACAGTGAGTCGCCATCTTTTTCCTCCTTCTTCCCCGCTACTGCCCCGAGAATTCGGGGACGCGCATGACGGGGAAACTTTCGAATTGACTGCCCGGTCTACAGAATCCTTCGCTAGAATCGTCAGAAATCAACCGCAGGAAGTGTGCCAGGGAGAGAAAAAAACGGAAGACAAGGAAATCAGGGACTTATCGGATCACTTCCCGGGGAGGAAAAGGCGAATGGGCCGAAACCTGTAAAATATTGCAGATCGAGTTCACCATCCGGAAATATTTCCAGTTCCATGTAACGTCAAAGCCCTAATTTTCTCCTCCGGTACCGGAATGTGGAATAGTTGATCCGGAGAAGCTGCGCCGCCTGGGTTTCATTCCCCCCCGCCACGAGAAGGGCTTCCCTGAAAAAATGCCGGTCCACCGATTCGTGCGCCATGGCGAGATCGACACCCTCGGGAGGAAGAAGCGGATGGAGGATCTCCCCGGCGGTGGATGGCGATTCTTCGGGAAAGTTCTTTTCGTCAAGCCCGAGATCTTCCCCCGTCACCTCGGGACCTTTTCCCACGAGTACTCCCCTTTCCACGAAGTTCCTCAACTCCCGGACGTTCCCTTTCCAGCGATACCGTATCATCGCTTCCCGGGCTTCCCGGGAGAATCCGCCGAACGATCTGCCGAACTTCCGGTTGAATTCGAGGAGAAAGTGCAAGGCGATGGGGATGATATCGTCCCGCCGCTCTGTGAGGGAAGGAAGTTCCACCTGGGCAACGGCCAGGCGATAGAAGAGGTCCTCCCGGAAAAGACCCTTCCCGATCAACTCCTGGAGGTTCTTGTTCGTGGCGGACACGACGCGCGCACGGACCGTGAACTTCCTCGTCCCACCCACGCGGTAATATTCCCCTTCCTCGAGGAAACGGAGCAGCTTGGCCTGCGCCTCCAGGCTCAGGTCGCCGACCTCGTCGAGGAACAGGGTTCCCCCTTCCGCCTGTTCCACCATCCCTTTCTTCCCCGCGGCGTTCGCCCCGCTGAAGGCACCTTTCTCGTAGCCGAACAACTCGCTCTCGATCA
Above is a genomic segment from Candidatus Deferrimicrobium sp. containing:
- a CDS encoding alpha/beta hydrolase: MTTILSGGRRIEFSWHGPGPDVAPTLVFLHDGIGCAATWRDFPTALAGETGCGALVYSRAGYGGSDPVAIPRPLTYMHDEGFFALPELLDATGVRQAFLVGHSDGGSIALLHASTPRSLPRVRGLLLEAPHVFCEETTVRAIEKARDEYLRTDLRAKLQRYHGGNVDCAFWGWNRAWLDPGFLAWNIESCLPSITVPVLVAQGIDDPYGTLRQVEAIERQCGGPVRRCILDRCGHTPHREQRDRTLSALAAFVRGIIDGTIR
- a CDS encoding DNA-3-methyladenine glycosylase, which codes for MTGRTGIHDSNRAPSRALPRAFYDRDTVAVAKDLLGKYLILVSHGVERIGRIVEVEAYLGTNDLASHSSKGMTGRTRVMFGPPGHAYVYLVYGMHCCMNVVTQREGHASAVLLRAIEPVKNIEGSTRGPGRLCKAMRIDRSLNDHDLTRGDFYIADPPVFEPLSIVKRARVGVDYSGPWARRLLRFYVRGNPFVSKP
- a CDS encoding response regulator, yielding MSGNGSDMNLYKDLGVESILLIGEDPWSRESLTTYFRIVKCDMQSAENAMEAVVAVSRSQFDLILCEYQLPGMSGITLMKLLEDIQPGTVKFLFTSYPIQKLTEEAVRSGIHEVIRIPFTMATFEESLKRYFPRTRHGGRESVGAH
- a CDS encoding type II toxin-antitoxin system HicB family antitoxin, producing MATHCYTVLVEKEDGGYRAHCPALPGCRSFGETKKEAVNNIKFSISYRLERLMAKGKPIPKDGDLARPEQSNA
- a CDS encoding sigma-54 dependent transcriptional regulator, which translates into the protein MCSLFIVDDEDTIRGTLKIALEGKYRLADFPDAESAASAAQVEPPDLVLLDLGLPGMSGIEAIPVFKAISPEILIVVITAYEDVKSVVSAMKGGAYDYVVKPLNIDTLELSIGNALESIKLKKEVQALQERYLRENLPCFIGESNTIRDVMEFVGLVARSPDTPVLILGETGTGKEMIASAIHYRSPNFRGPMISVNCAAIPRELIESELFGYEKGAFSGANAAGKKGMVEQAEGGTLFLDEVGDLSLEAQAKLLRFLEEGEYYRVGGTRKFTVRARVVSATNKNLQELIGKGLFREDLFYRLAVAQVELPSLTERRDDIIPIALHFLLEFNRKFGRSFGGFSREAREAMIRYRWKGNVRELRNFVERGVLVGKGPEVTGEDLGLDEKNFPEESPSTAGEILHPLLPPEGVDLAMAHESVDRHFFREALLVAGGNETQAAQLLRINYSTFRYRRRKLGL